The DNA segment AGCCGCTGCCGCGGAAGGTCGCGACCTCGATGATGTCGCGCCCGAAATGCACATGCGCCAAGCGGAAACGGCGCCCGATCAGGCGACAGTTGCGAAACACCTGCCGCACCTGTTCGGGCGTGGCGTCGGTGGCGACGTCGAAGTCCTTGGGCTCATGGCCCAGGAGCAGATCGCGCACCCCGCCGCCCACCAGGTGGGCCTGGAAGTTCTCCTGCCGGAGTCGATAGAGCACGCGCAGCGCCTGCTCGCTGATATTGGCGCGCGAGATGTTGTGCTCCGGACGCGGCACCACAAGGGGTTGGCCGGGACGGATCGGAGCGGAATGAGGGTCGGAATCCTGCATGGATGTCTTCGCGGATGGTCCTTGTCATCGATCGTTCAAAAGCCGCTTGTCTAACGCGGCGAGCTGCGTATAATACGCCATTCTCGAACGACGTACCGCTCTCTTCGTCTAGTGGTTAGGACGCTGGCCTCTCACGCCGGTAACAGGGGTTCGAATCCCCTAGAGAGCGCCAAACAAATGAAGGGCTTGGACGAACATCCAAGCCCTTTTTCCATGCCTTTCCGAAAGAAGTCCGGACGCCCGCCCCGGCGCCCGGGTTCGAGATCAAGCGGCGAGCATCTGAGGCTCGTGCGACAGACAGCCCTTGGGGCAGACGCGTGAGCAGGACTCGCAACCGATGCATTTCTGTTGATCGAGCGCAACGACGAACGCCGGCGTCCATGACGCCCCCAGCAGGCCGGCCGTTTCGGCGTCGATCGCATGGATGGCGAAGGACTCGGCGGCGCCGAAGTGCTGGTCGATCTCCTTGAGGTTGGAGGTCGCGAAGGCGACCCGGATCGCCGTGTCGTTCATGGATCTGGTCTCGCTCGGGTCACTCAGGAGGCGCAGGCGTCTTTGCAGTGGCATGGTGGCTGGTCCTGTCCTGGCGGCTTGGGTGGTCGTTACGCGGCCTGTCCGATCGGGGCCGGATGCGGCTCTTCGTCCGACCTGGACTTGAGCCTGGAGCGATAGGGATGGATCTCGCCCTTCTCCAGGCTCAGGATCAGGTTGGCCAGGTCGAAGAGCGTGGCGCGCGTGCCCGCATAGCCGATCCAGGTGCGGGTGTAGCCGCCGACGCGGTCGTACTGCGGGAATCCGGCACGCAGCAACGGCAGACCCAGCCGCTCGGCGGTGTGGACGCCGTGCGAGTTGGTGATGACGACCTCGGCACGGTTGGCGCGCGCGGCCAGTTCCAGGTCTTCAAGGCGAGCGCCGCGCCCACGGTCGAGCCGGCCTTGAGCGGGCTGACACAGAGCGCCTTGCTGCGTTTGACGATCTCAGGCATGACGCACCTCTAGTGCGGCGGA comes from the Allochromatium tepidum genome and includes:
- a CDS encoding 4Fe-4S binding protein, which encodes MPLQRRLRLLSDPSETRSMNDTAIRVAFATSNLKEIDQHFGAAESFAIHAIDAETAGLLGASWTPAFVVALDQQKCIGCESCSRVCPKGCLSHEPQMLAA
- a CDS encoding nitrogenase component 1, producing the protein MELAARANRAEVVITNSHGVHTAERLGLPLLRAGFPQYDRVGGYTRTWIGYAGTRATLFDLANLILSLEKGEIHPYRSRLKSRSDEEPHPAPIGQAA